GTTCCAGGAATCGCTGTCGACGACGTTGCCGCGGTTGTCGCGGAGCGTGGCGCTGTCGCGCTCGTCCCACACCTGGTCGCGGCGGTCCTGGTAGACGTCGTGGCGGGTGTCGCGACCCTTGCCCGTGTGGACCTTGACGCTGGAACGGCCGTCCAGGCGGAAGTCGTTGAAGCGGTAGCGGTTGCCCTGCCGGTCGGAGAGGGTGAAGCCGCGCAGGTTGACGCTGTGACGGCCGGTGTTCTTCACCTCGACCCACTCCCCGTTCAGGGCGCGGGCGGAGCGGTCGTTGCGGCCGGGGCTGTCGTACTGGACGTCACCGATGACGATCGAGGAGTGCGAGGCCCGGTGGTCACGCCCGTGGTCGTCGGCGGCGGCGGCCGGGAGGGCAGCGGCACCGACCAGGGCGCCGGTGGCCAGGAACGTCGCGACGACGCGGCGGGTGGCGAGAGAAGCAGACATGGAGATGACCCCTTCAACAGACAGCGGCCCCTCCCGGCTCGTACGAGGCGGGTGGGCTCCGAACAGTTCCCGGCGTCCTGCCGAGGAGCCACACTCTGGCCCCGAAGCACCACCAAAAGCCACTCATTCTGCGCGTGTTGCCCAATGCGGATATACCAGTGACTCTTGCTTGTAGCGGACAAGTGTCATGGATGCGTTCACGCGGATTGCGGGAGCTTGGGCAAGGGGCCGTGGGAGGCTTGGGGACGGAGGCCTTCGCTGGTGAACGCCCTTTCCCCGGGGCGCGCTTCGGCCCTGCGCCGAATGGGTTCAGGGTCGTGTAACAGCCGCCTCTACCGTTTCTTCGCACCTGCTCGCGTGCACGGTTCTGGTGTTCTAATGTGGGCGCGGCGCAGTGGCGGCACCCCGCCGCACCGCTCGTCTGCGGGGCGTCAGAGCGAGGGCAGGTTGCCCCTCGGCGCCGGGCCGGGTTTCCGCGGCGCGCGGATCAGCGGGAGCAGGGAGGCCGCGCCCGCGAGCGACAGCAGCGCCGCGAACCTCAGCACGCTTTCGATGGCCGATCCGTCGGAAGCCGCCTGCTGCTCCGAGCCGCTCAGAACCTCCAGTACGGTCGCCGCCACCGCCACGGCCACCGCGCCCATCAGGACGAGAGAGGTCAGCACCAGTCCGGAGGCCGCGGCGAGGCGGCTCGAGGGAACGTACGACTGGGTGGCCACGTTCGTCAGCGCCCAGCCGAGTCCGAGCCCGATGCCCACGACCGCGAATACGGCCGTGTAGAGGGCGAGCGGGCCCGCCCAGGTCAGCGCCAGAAGGCTGGCTCCGCTCAGCAGGAGCCCGCCGGCCATCAGCGCTTCCGGCCGCCATCGCTGGGCGAGGTGGCCGGACCAGTAGCTGGCGGCCCCGGCGCCGACGGACAGTGCGAGGAAGACCAGCCCCGCGTCCAGCGGGGAGAGGCCGCGGACCTGCTGGAGGTAGAGCGCGGAAAGGACCGCCACGAGGCAGTACCCGATGTTGGACACGCAACCGGCCAGGGTGACCGTCACGAACGGCACGTTGCGCAGCAGGGACAGGTCCAGCAGCGGTTCGGCGGTCCGGCGTTCGATCACCACGAAGGCGACCAGCAGCAGCGCTCCGGCGGCGAGGCAGGCCAGCGTCGCCGCCGAGGCCCAGCCCCAGTGGCCACCCTGGTCGACCGCGATCATGACCGCGGTGAGACCGCCCGCCACGGTGACGGCTCCGGGCAGGTCCAGGCCGTTGCCGGCCTCTTCGTCGCGGGTGTCGGTGACGAACCGCAGCATCAGGAAGGCCGCGACGGCGCAGACCGGCACGTTCAGCAGGAACACCGCCCGCCAGCTGACGTGCTCGGCGAATACGCCGCCCACGAAGGGACCGAGGGCGACGCCGATCGCGCTGAAGGCCAGCACCGTGCCCACCGCTCGGCCCTGCCGGGCGTCGTGGAAGTGGGCGCTGACGACCGCCACGGCCACGGGGAAGATCAACGCGGCCGTGGCACCCTGCACCACCCGCGCCACGACGAGCCAGGCCTCGTTCTGCGCGGCGCTGCACACGACGGACACCACGGCGAAGCCGACCAGGCCCCACACGATGACCGTGCGTCGCCCGTGGACGT
The Streptomyces sp. NBC_01296 DNA segment above includes these coding regions:
- a CDS encoding lamin tail domain-containing protein, with amino-acid sequence MSASLATRRVVATFLATGALVGAAALPAAAADDHGRDHRASHSSIVIGDVQYDSPGRNDRSARALNGEWVEVKNTGRHSVNLRGFTLSDRQGNRYRFNDFRLDGRSSVKVHTGKGRDTRHDVYQDRRDQVWDERDSATLRDNRGNVVDSDSWNGRRHHRNG
- a CDS encoding MFS transporter, whose protein sequence is MSVGKAETVSPDRRLFSGRDRAVIAAASMSMLLVQMDWFALNLMLPVIAREFSTPTTNLQWLVSGYMLTLGALMITGGRAADVHGRRTVIVWGLVGFAVVSVVCSAAQNEAWLVVARVVQGATAALIFPVAVAVVSAHFHDARQGRAVGTVLAFSAIGVALGPFVGGVFAEHVSWRAVFLLNVPVCAVAAFLMLRFVTDTRDEEAGNGLDLPGAVTVAGGLTAVMIAVDQGGHWGWASAATLACLAAGALLLVAFVVIERRTAEPLLDLSLLRNVPFVTVTLAGCVSNIGYCLVAVLSALYLQQVRGLSPLDAGLVFLALSVGAGAASYWSGHLAQRWRPEALMAGGLLLSGASLLALTWAGPLALYTAVFAVVGIGLGLGWALTNVATQSYVPSSRLAAASGLVLTSLVLMGAVAVAVAATVLEVLSGSEQQAASDGSAIESVLRFAALLSLAGAASLLPLIRAPRKPGPAPRGNLPSL